A part of Drosophila bipectinata strain 14024-0381.07 chromosome 3L, DbipHiC1v2, whole genome shotgun sequence genomic DNA contains:
- the Sc2 gene encoding very-long-chain enoyl-CoA reductase: MELEIFNAKNSKPYGKVKVPSAATPISDLRALIHRTLKQTPDANRQSLRLDVKGKSLKDTDTLESLSLRTGDKVYIKDLGPQIGWKTVFLAEYAGPLIVYLIFYFRPELVYGKAASLPISLTTHIAAGCYTVHYVKRLLETIFVHRFSHATMPLRNLFKNCTYYWGFTAYVSYHVNHPQFTSPCMCTVWAALGAFALCELGNFSVHIALRNLRPPGTKVRKIPVPDGNPLTLLFNFVSCPNYTYEIGAWVSFSVLTSCLAAYLFAFAGAFQMTVWALAKHRNYKKEFKDYPRQRRSIFPFVL, encoded by the exons ATGGAGCTCGAGATATTCAATGCTAAGAACAGCAAGCCTTACGGCAAGGTGAAGGTGCCCTCGGCAGCCACGCCTATTAGCGACTTGCGCGCCCTCATTCACCGGACCCTGAAACAAACGCCGGACGCAAATCGCCAGTCCCTTCGTTTGGATGTTAAGGGAAAAAGCTTGAAAGACACCGACACCCTGGAGTCTCTGTCACTGCGCACCGGCGATAAGGTGTACATCAAGGATCTGGGACCCCAGATTGGATGGAAGACAGTCTTCTTGGCAGAATATGCTGGGCCGTTGATAGTGTATCTCATCTTCTACTTCCGCCCAGAATTGGTCTACGGAAAGGCGGCCAGTCTTCCGATTTCCCTCACCACCCA CATTGCCGCTGGCTGCTACACGGTCCATTATGTGAAGCGTCTGCTGGAGACGATCTTCGTCCACCGCTTCTCGCATGCCACGATGCCGCTGCGGAATCTCTTCAAGAATTGCACATACTATTGGGGATTCACAGCCTATGTGTCGTACCATGTTAACCATCCGCAGTTCACCTCGCCCTGCATGTGCACTGTTTGGGCCGCTTTGGGAGCATTTGCG CTCTGCGAGCTTGGCAACTTTTCGGTGCACATTGCCCTGCGCAACTTGCGCCCACCTGGAACCAAAGTACGCAAGATCCCAGTGCCTGACGGAAATCCCCTGACCCTCTTGTTCAA CTTTGTGTCGTGTCCAAATTACACCTACGAGATCGGTGCCTGGGTGTCGTTTTCAGTGCTGACCTCTTGCCTGGCCGCCTATCTGTTTGCCTTTGCTGGCGCTTTCCAGATGACCGTTTGGGCCCTGGCCAAGCACCGCAACTACAAGAAGGAGTTCAAGGACTACCCCCGTCAGCGTCGGTCCATTTTCCCCTTCGTCCTTTAA